The Mercurialis annua linkage group LG2, ddMerAnnu1.2, whole genome shotgun sequence genome contains a region encoding:
- the LOC126669683 gene encoding uncharacterized protein LOC126669683, whose protein sequence is MATRATATATATKSAATSARTAATAPRTAASSRGWVTNLPSIASRIYFFLIILQVPLFRIPCRSGMCSTPIHVTSSQLIASDIFPVPVVKALLYPGAVVNGLVRNMTVPSWDNLLDVYNLTNATEAPAVTDLQRLEVLAGSYFSVAGALVGILKPGRMSMFGTLLVIWGLVKEGILGKPANTDPSKAVYVYPTIALAVICAFSSVKYNVNKVTRKPPPQPVAKPLKSSSKSKLK, encoded by the exons ATGGCGACGAGAGCAACAGCAACAGCAACAGCGACGAAATCGGCGGCAACATCAGCGAGAACGGCAGCAACAGCACCGAGAACGGCAGCGTCGTCGAGAGGATGGGTGACAAATCTGCCATCAATAGCTTCTCGAATCTATTTCTTCCTCATCATTCTTCAGGTCCCTCTTTTCAG GATCCCTTGTAGATCTGGCATGTGCTCGACACCAATTCATGTCACATCTTCTCAATTGATTGCAAGTGATATCTTCCCTGTCCCTGTAGTCAAAGCTCTTCTTTACCCCGGAGCCGTCGTAAACGGACTTGTCAGAAACATGACTGTTCCGAGCTGGGATAACCTCTTGGATGTCTATAACTTGACCAATGCTACAGAAGCCCCTGCTGTAACCGATCTCCAGCGCTTAGAG GTCCTTGCAGGAAGCTATTTTTCTGTAGCAGGAGCACTCGTGGGCATTCTAAAACCTGGGAGGATGAGCATGTTTGGAACGCTTTTGGTAATTTGGGGCCTTGTCAAGGAAGGTATTTTAGGAAAGCCGGCGAATACAGACCCTTCTAAAGCTGTCTATGTTTACCCAACGATTGCGCTTGCTGTGATCTGTGCATTCTCATCTGTAAAGTATAACGTGAACAAAGTTACCAGAAAACCTCCTCCTCAACCTGTTGCAAAGCCTCTGAAGAGCTCCTCAAAATCTAAGCTGAAATGA
- the LOC126669681 gene encoding UPF0481 protein At3g47200, with translation MEIPTEATNGDGVSIDIDNPTASLLLTSMKGRLENLSPVSSERCIYRVPKRIRDVNEYAYTPRLVSIGPFHHGKADLKAMEEHKWRHLQNFLKQTKVNLDELVKFITDREERARNCYAETIEMTSDEFVQIMIVDATFIIDILLGRAFPELTFAIESIYDRSSLMFDIYRDMLLIENQLPYFILGDVLDFAKTKAPSSSSRWPSILDLTYAYFGCYVQLEYAPQSTKSSEVKHFVDFLRLWHRPIKPRQQPKERQKFEVTRSLTELREAGVKFKVASTRHLLDIQFIDGVLEIPFIRVSEITDALFRNLIALEQCHCEVSYISDYIVIMDSLINTPQDVELLVKYGIMKIMLADNAEASMLFNNLAKEILYDSEVFYYSRLCEDLNDYCKVRWHKWKATLKHNYFNTPWAAISVIAAVILLVLTFIQAVCSILQVK, from the coding sequence ATGGAGATTCCAACAGAAGCGACCAATGGTGATGGCGTGTCAATTGATATTGACAATCCAACTGCGAGTCTTTTGTTAACCTCTATGAAAGGCAGGTTGGAAAATCTATCTCCTGTATCTTCAGAACGCTGTATTTACAGAGTTCCCAAAAGAATCCGAGATGTAAATGAGTATGCCTACACACCTCGACTAGTTTCAATTGGTCCTTTTCACCATGGCAAGGCTGACTTGAAAGCTATGGAAGAGCATAAATGGAGGCATTTGCAGAATTTTCTGAAGCAGACGAAGGTCAACTTGGATGAACTGGTAAAATTCATAACAGATCGCGAGGAAAGGGCGCGGAACTGTTATGCTGAGACCATTGAGATGACCAGCGATGAATTTGTGCAGATAATGATCGTTGACGCTACCTTCATCATTGACATATTGTTGGGAAGAGCTTTTCCTGAGTTAACATTCGCTATTGAATCAATTTATGATAGATCCAGCCTTATGTTTGACATATATCGCGACATGTTGTTGATTGAAAATCAGCTTCCCTACTTTATTCTTGGAGATGTCTTGGACTTTGCCAAAACCAAAGCTCCTTCTAGTTCAAGCCGGTGGCCTTCCATTCTTGACCTAACTTATGCCTACTTCGGTTGCTATGTGCAACTAGAATATGCTCCCCAATCTACGAAAAGCTCGGAAGTAAAGCATTTTGTTGACTTCCTCAGACTCTGGCATCGACCCATAAAACCAAGACAGCAACCAAAAGAGAGACAAAAATTTGAAGTGACTAGAAGCTTAACTGAGCTGCGTGAAGCTGGAGTCAAATTTAAGGTAGCATCAACAAGACACTTACTGGACATACAATTCATTGATGGCGTACTGGAAATACCCTTCATAAGGGTGAGTGAGATAACCGATGCACTTTTCCGGAATCTTATTGCATTAGAGCAGTGCCATTGTGAAGTTTCATACATAAGTGACTACATTGTGATCATGGATAGCCTTATAAACACTCCTCAGGATGTGGAATTACTGGTTAAGTACGGAATTATGAAGATCATGCTGGCTGACAATGCAGAAGCTTCAATGCTTTTCAACAACCTTGCCAAAGAAATACTATATGATTCCGAAGTGTTCTACTATTCTCGCCTCTGCGAAGACCTTAATGACTACTGCAAAGTCCGTTGGCATAAGTGGAAGGCGACACTGAAACATAATTACTTCAATACTCCATGGGCGGCCATTTCTGTCATTGCAGCAGTTATCCTTCTTGTGCTCACTTTCATACAGGCTGTGTGTTCCATTTTACAAGTCAAGTAA
- the LOC126669680 gene encoding putative UPF0481 protein At3g02645 produces the protein MYFLQSHILSRRTQLLLHSDLDLMEEVTREMANNVSSDFEYPQASLLLTSMKSRLENLSVVSSERCIYRVPKKFRDVNEYAYTPRLVSIGPFHHGKGDLKAMEEHKWRHLQNFLKQTNVNLDDLVQIIKDSEEMARNCYADTIEMTSDEFVQIMIVDATFIIDILLGTAFPKLTCAIESIYNRSNLMFDIYRDMLLIENQLPYFILGHVLDFANSKAPSSSIRWPSILDLTHAYFECYVRLKRAPQSVESSEVKHFVDFLRLRLRPIKPRQLSKWGVKFEVTRSLTELHEAGVKFKVASTAHLLDIQFSDGVLEIPFIRVTEITEVLFRNLIALEQCHCEVSYISDYIVFMDTLINTPNDVELLVKYGIMKIMLADNAEASMLFNNLAKELLYDSEVFYYSRLCGDLNDYCKVRWHKWKATLKHNYFNTPWAAISVIAAVILLVLTFIQAVCSILQVK, from the coding sequence ATGTACTTCCTTCAGTCTCATATCCTATCTCGCCGAACTCAACTCTTGCTGCATTCTGATCTGGATCTGATGGAGGAGGTTACAAGAGAAATGGCCAACAATGTCTCAAGTGATTTTGAATATCCACAAGCCAGTCTGTTGCTAACCTCTATGAAAAGCAGGTTGGAAAATTTATCTGTTGTATCCTCAGAACGCTGTATTTATAGAGTTCCCAAAAAATTCCGAGATGTAAATGAGTACGCGTACACCCCTCGACTAGTTTCAATTGGTCCTTTTCACCATGGCAAGGGTGACTTGAAAGCTATGGAAGAGCACAAATGGAGGCATTTGCAGAATTTTCTGAAGCAGACCAATGTCAACTTGGATGATCTGGTACAAATCATAAAAGACAGCGAAGAAATGGCACGAAACTGTTATGCTGATACCATTGAGATGACCAGCGATGAATTTGTGCAGATAATGATTGTCGATGCCACCTTCatcattgatattttattggGAACAGCTTTTCCTAAGTTAACATGTGCTATTGAATCAATATACAATAGATCCAACCTTATGTTTGACATATATCGCGACATGTTGTTGATTGAAAATCAGCTTCCCTACTTTATTCTTGGACATGTCTTGGACTTTGCCAATAGCAAAGCTCCTTCTAGTTCAATTCGGTGGCCTTCCATTCTTGACCTAACCCATGCCTACTTCGAATGCTATGTGCGACTAAAACGTGCTCCCCAATCTGTGGAAAGCTCAGAAGTAAAGCATTTTGTAGACTTCCTCAGACTCCGGCTTAGACCCATAAAACCAAGGCAGCTATCGAAATGGGGAGTGAAGTTTGAAGTGACTAGAAGCTTAACTGAGCTGCATGAAGCTGGAGTCAAATTTAAGGTAGCATCAACAGCACACTTACTGGACATACAATTTTCTGATGGCGTTCTGGAAATACCCTTCATAAGGGTGACTGAGATAACAGAAGTCCTTTTCCGGAATCTTATCGCACTTGAGCAGTGCCATTGTGAAGTTTCATACATTAGTGACTACATTGTGTTCATGGATACCCTTATAAACACTCCTAATGATGTGGAATTACTGGTTAAGTACGGAATTATGAAAATCATGCTGGCTGACAATGCAGAAGCTTCAATGCTTTTTAACAACCTTGCCAAAGAACTACTATATGATTCCGAAGTGTTCTACTATTCTCGCCTCTGCGGAGACCTTAATGACTACTGCAAAGTCCGTTGGCATAAGTGGAAGGCGACACTAAAACATAATTACTTCAATACTCCATGGGCGGCCATTTCTGTCATTGCAGCAGTTATTCTTCTTGTGCTCACTTTCATACAGGCTGTGTGTTCCATTTTACAGGTCAAGTAA